The Chromatiales bacterium genome segment CGAGCTCTGCAGCAGGGTCTTGCAACGGCGGTCGGTCTCGCGCAGGGCGGTTTCCAGCTGCTTGAGCTGGCGCCACTGCGACTGGCAGGTGGCGGTACGGGAGACCACCAGCTTGAGATGTTCGGGCTGGCCCTTCTGTACCAGGTCTGCGGCGCCGAGCTGCATGCAGTCGATCACGTCGGCCGGGCCATCGGTGACGGCCACCACGGGGGCGTTGCGACCGGCGTCGCGGATGCCGGCAATGGTCTGCTCCAGCGTGAGGCCGCCGACCTTGAGCGAGCAGATGACGATGTCCGGCGCCTGTTTCTTGAGCGTCGCCTCCAGCTCATCGGGCGTAACGGCACGGTCCGCCCTGACGGCGAAGCCGGCGCTCTTGATCGAGCTGATGATCATTTCGGCATCGTTGAGGTTGTCCTCGACGATGATGAGGCGCAGTACGTTATCCATCCGTTGCGTGTCGTCGCTTGTCGCGTTTCTTGTGGTGTCCGGCTCGGTCTGCCGTATCCGGCTGCCGGTGGGCGAGGCCCCGATTGTCAACGTTGCGCAGCGTCATGGCAAGCGGCGGGGTTCCCGAATCAGAGGTTTGCCCACAGTGAATCGAAGCCGTTGTCCGTTTCGGACCTGTGCGGGGTTTCGTCCTTGATCGGCTGGTACTGGTATTGCGCGAAGCTGCTGGAGTGCTCGTCCAGGCGGGTGAGCTGGAGCTTGAGCTGCTGGTTGAAAAGCTTCACCAGCAGCTGGTCGCCCACCTGGAACCTGCCGGCCGGCAGGATGACCGTGGGTTCCAGGTGTATGGTCTTGATGCCGGGCAACAGGAAGGCGTCGATGGGGAAGCTGTCGGACACCAGGCGGTTCTTGATGCGCTGGATCTCCAGCAGCAGGGTGCGCGGGCCGAGAAGCTGCACACCGATCTCCAGCCCCAGGTCTTCCTGGAATTGCATCCAGCGAATCACCCCCAGCCGCCACTGGTAACTGCCGTCGCGGTTCTCGCGTACGCCCACGAGTTCCCCGACCTGGGCACGGGAAGGCTGCTCGCCCTCCCACAGCAGGCCGAAGCCGCCGGCACTGGCATTGGTGACGCGCCAGCTCTCCCAGCTGGGGGCCTTCGGGCGTTCCATGCGCTTGCGCTCCTGCTCGCGCTTGTGCTCGAGGTAGGCCTCGCTGATGACATTGCCCTGGGCCACGCTGTCCCAGACATTGAGCTCCTCGTTCCCGGTCGCTGCGCGCTCATCGTCAGGCAGGCGCTGCAGCGAGAGCTCGTCCAGCAGGGGCTCGCGACGCGGCGCGGCATTGGCCCCCGGCGGGGTCTCCAGGTCCTCGCGGATGGCGTTGTGGATGTTGGCAAGGCCCAGGGCGATCTGTGCCTGGTCGTCCTTTTCCGCGCGGCTGAAACGCCGCTGGCTGGTCTCGCTCAGGGTGTTGAGCAGGCGCCGGGTGAGGTCGAAGCCGAGCTCGGAGCGCTGGATGATGGAGGCTGTGGGGTCGAAGTCGCCCTTTTGCAGGGTATTGCGCAGCGACTTGACCGCCTGCGTGACGTCGATGCCACGGATGGCGCCACTCGCGGGGATCTCGGCGATGGCCGCGTAGACCGGCGGCTCGTCCACCTCGAGGTTGACGACGTAGGCCCCGCCGTTGGCATCCGGCGAGGGTGTGCGCACGATCTCGCCATCGCTGCTGTGGACCTCGAAATAGGCCTCTATACGGTCGGCCTCGCCCTGGCGCAGGCTTTGCGGGCGCGCCAGTGCCAGCAGGCAGGCGTGCTTGTAGGCATCCGCGATGCTGGACTTGCTGCGCTGGCGCAGCAGGGGGTCCTTGATCTGCTTGCCGAGCAGGTCCTGCTGTTCGGCGATCGCGTAGAGGCCATGGATGTCGCGCCATACGCCGCCGGGTTCCGGGGCATAGACGCGGGCGGCGTTGAAGAGCACCTGCTCCAGGTAGCGCAGCGAGCGGTGGATGGCCAGCGGCAGCTTGCCGCCCCACAGCCGGTGCCGATAGACCGTGGCGTCGACCACGCAGGCCTTGTAGCCGTTGGCCAGCTCCATGAGGATGGTCTGGGTGAGGGTGACGATCTTGCGGCTCTTGGCGGGCAGGGGCAGGGAGCGGGAGACCATGTGCTTGCCCAGATAGTCGAGCACCATGGCGGTGGTCGGGGCCATCAGCTCCATGATCTCCAGGCGCGTGCCGGCGGAGACCTTGAGCCGGTTGAGTTCGCTCAGGCCGGTATAGAACAGGCGGGTGGTCTCCCCCATGTTGACCAGCGGGAGCTCCTTCAGCCACTGCCGCACCCGGCGCGGACGGGTCGGAAAGCTCCCCGGTGTGGGGGCTTCCTGTCTGGGAACCTGGATCTGCATGCCCGGTTGTTATGCTTCTTTTATGGTTTTCTGGTGGCGATCTCCCTGAAGCTTAAGGGGAAAACCGCCGTTTTGTATAGTCCGCGGCCAGTCCGGGCCGTCAGGCGATGGGGTGTTTGCCGGGCTCGCCGGCGATCTCGCGCACGAGACGTGGCACCAGGTAGCCCGGCAGGCGGGCGCGCAGGCCGTCGATCAGGACGCGTGCCTCGGCCTCGGTGACATCGAAGTGGGCGGCGCCCTGCACCCGGTCCAGCAGGTGCAGGTAGTAGGGCTGGACCCCGTGATCGAACAGGGCCTCGCTGAGCCCGGCCTGGGCCGCCACGCTGTCGTTCACGTCCCGCAGCAGTACCGCCTGGTTGAGCAGCAGCACGCCGCCTGCGCGCAGCCCTGCCAGGGCCTGGCCGACGGCGGCATCGAACTCGTTGGCGTGGTTGGCGTGGACGACCATCACCGGCCGCAGGCGGTTCCCGCCCAGAAGGTCGAGCAGCCCCGCATCGATACGCGCGGGCAGCACCACGGGCAGGCGGGTGTGGATGCGCAGCCGCCGGAGATGGGGGATGTCCGCCAGTGCCGCGAGCAGCCGGGCCAGGCGTGCGTTGCTGAGCACCAGTGGGTCGCCGCCGGAGAGGATGATCTCCGTCACCGAGGGATCGCGGTGCAGGTAGTCGATGGCGCCCT includes the following:
- the epmB gene encoding EF-P beta-lysylation protein EpmB, encoding MTNPPAPARYPLSWQQELAEAITDPAELLRQLDLPGTLLAPAREAGRDFRLRVPQGYVDRMRRGDAADPLLRQVLPLADELVPRPGYLSDPVGDLDAMTTPGLLHKYHGRALLVTTGACAVHCRYCFRRHFPYGEANPAREDWQGAIDYLHRDPSVTEIILSGGDPLVLSNARLARLLAALADIPHLRRLRIHTRLPVVLPARIDAGLLDLLGGNRLRPVMVVHANHANEFDAAVGQALAGLRAGGVLLLNQAVLLRDVNDSVAAQAGLSEALFDHGVQPYYLHLLDRVQGAAHFDVTEAEARVLIDGLRARLPGYLVPRLVREIAGEPGKHPIA